A DNA window from Coffea arabica cultivar ET-39 chromosome 6c, Coffea Arabica ET-39 HiFi, whole genome shotgun sequence contains the following coding sequences:
- the LOC113692006 gene encoding putative clathrin assembly protein At5g57200, with protein sequence MESFRKAYGALKDSTKVGLAKVNSDFKDLDIAIVKATNHVEYPPKERHVRKIYFATSVARPRADVAYCIHALSRRLAKTKNWIVAIKTLIVIHRTLREGDPTFREELLNYSHRGHIFQLSNFKDDSSPLAWDCSAWVRTYALFLEERLECFRALKYDIEAERLTKTSAGTSKVHSRTRLLSGEELLEQLPALQQLLFRLVCCQPEGAACFNYLVQYALALVLKESFKIYCAVNDGIINLVDLFFDMPKYDAVKALNIYKKAGQQAENLAEFYDFCRSLDLARTFQFPILRQPPPSFLATMEEYIREAPQIGSLSNRRLEYQETNEEPEKPAEPIPEEPEEKVEDEKEQVDEGPQLKKEEEDPPLISAEEPADLLGLNDEVNPKAAELEESNALALAIIQPGNDPSSSNYALTEIGQTSGWELALVAAPSNHTSKPPERKMAGGFDSLLLDSLYEDEAARRQLQLQHAGYNAGYGYQMTAQSPLDQHDPFAMSNAIAPPTNVQMALMSQQEQMMMQQQQMQQQNMMMVPHQYPTQYSQQQQVPYMASSNPFGDPFGYPQNATPQQGNHTLI encoded by the exons ATGGAAAGCTTTAGAAAAGCCTATGGGGCGCTTAAGGATTCCACAAAAGTTGGCCTAGCTAAGGTCAATAGCGATTTCAAG gatttGGATATTGCGATTGTCAAGGCTACAAACCATGTTGAATATCCACCAAAGGAACGTCATGTTAGAA AAATATATTTTGCAACATCCGTGGCACGCCCAAGAGCAGATGTTGCCTACTGCATTCATGCTCTTTCTAGGAGATTGGCGAAGACTAAGAACTGGATT GTTGCTATAAAGACACTGATAGTTATTCACAGGACATTGAGAGAGGGTGATCCCACATTTAGAGAGGAATTACTGAACTACTCACATAGAGGACATATTTTTCAGTTATCAAACTTCAAGGATGATTCTAGCCCTCTCG CTTGGGATTGCTCTGCGTGGGTGAGGACATATGCTCTCTTTCTGGAGGAAAGACTTGAGTGCTTTAGAGCCTTAAAATATGATATCGAGGCAGAGCGTTTGACAAAAACATCTGCAGGAACATCCAAG GTGCACAGTAGAACACGGCTTTTGAGTGGTGAAGAGCTGTTGGAGCAGCTCCCTGCACTACAGCAGCTTCTCTTCCGCCTAGTCTGCTGCCAG CCTGAAGGAGCGGCTTGCTTCAACTATCTAGTTCAGTATGCATTGGCTCTG GTACTAAAGGAGAGCTTCAAAATTTACTGTGCAGTTAATGATGGAATCATTAATCTTGTCGACCTG TTCTTTGATATGCCTAAATATGATGCAGTTAAAGCtcttaatatttataaaaaggCTGGGCAACAG GCTGAAAATCTAGCTGAGTTTTATGACTTCTGCAGAAGCTTGGATCTTGCTCGAACTTTCCAATTTCCAATACTAAGACAG CCGCCTCCTTCATTCCTTGCAACCATGGAGGAATATATAAGGGAAGCACCACAGATTGGTTCTTTATCAAACAGGAGGCTG GAGTATCAGGAGACAAATGAAGAACCAGAAAAACCTGCAGAACCTATACCTGAAGAACCTGAAGAAAAGGTTGAAGATGAAAAGGAACAGGTTGATGAAGGACCTCAGttgaaaaaagaagaggaagacCCACCATTGATATCTGCCGAAGAACCTGCAGATCTGCTT GGTCTGAATGATGAAGTAAATCCAAAGGCAGCAGAATTAGAGGAAAGTAATGCACTAGCTCTTGCCATTATTCAACCTG GTAATGATCCTTCATCAAGTAATTATGCCCTGACTGAAATAGGCCAAACTTCAGGCTGGGAACTGGCACTGGTTGCTGCTCCAAGCAACCATACTAGCAAACCACCAGAAAGGAAAATG GCAGGGGGATTTGACAGTCTACTACTTGATAGCTTGTATGAAGATGAAGCTGCCAGGAGACAACTACAGCTGCAGCATGCCGGTTACAATGCAGGCTATGGATATCAAATGACAGCACAAAGCCCCCTTGATCAACATGACCCCTTTGCAATGTCAAATGCCATAGCACCTCCAACCAATGTGCAGATGGCGCTGATGTCCCAACAAGAGCAAATGATGATGCAGCAGCAGCAGATGCAACAACAAAACATGATGATGGTTCCTCACCAATATCCAACTCAATATTCACAACAACAGCAAGTGCCATATATGGCGTCTTCTAATCCTTTTGGAGATCCCTTCGGATATCCACAGAATGCAACACCACAACAGGGAAACCATACATTAATCTAA
- the LOC113692600 gene encoding acetolactate synthase 2, chloroplastic-like, whose protein sequence is MAAAANFTAPSSASTTSTISNHLSHSSANSLNNSFLPKFTLPFSQIPKNPTLHHRRRGGHYTPIVTNVLSTSTETPKPSSSSSSTTSTTTAGAPFVSRFGPDEPRKGCDVLVEALEREGVTDVFAYPGGASMEIHQALTRSKIIRNVLPRHEQGGVFAAEGYARASGVPGVCIATSGPGATNLVSGLADALLDSVPIVAITGQVPRRMIGTDAFQETPIVEVTRSITKHNYLVLNVEDIPRIVREAFYLARTGRPGPVLIDVPKDIQQQMVVPDWDQPMRLAGYVSRLPRPPNELYLEQVLRLIGESKKPVLYVGGGCLNSSEELRRFVELTGIPVASTLMGLGAYPCSDKEYSLQMLGMHGTVYANYAVDRSDLLLAFGVRFDDRVTGKLEAFASRAKIVHIDIDSAEIGKNKQPHVSICADVKLALEGLNSMLEARGNKLKLDFSAWREELKEQKVKFPLSFKTFDDAIPPQYAIQLLDELTNGNAIVSTGVGQHQMWAAQFYKYNRPRQWLTSGGLGAMGFGLPAAVGAAVARPDAVVVDIDGDGSFIMNVQELATIRVENLPIKIMLLNNQHLGMVVQWEDRFYKSNRAHTYLGNPSKESEIFPDMLKFAEACNIPAARVTKKEDLRAAIQKMLDTPGPYLLDVIVPHQEHVLPMIPSNGAFKDVITDGDGRSVY, encoded by the coding sequence ATGGCCGCCGCCGCCAACTTCACCGCTCCGAGCTCCGCTTCTACCACCTCCACCATCTCTAACCACCTCTCTCACTCTTCCGCCAACTCCCTGAACAACAGTTTCCTTCCCAAATTTACCCTCCCATTCTCCCAAATCCCCAAAAATCCCACTCTCCACCACCGCCGCCGCGGAGGCCATTACACTCCGATTGTCACCAACGTCCTCTCCACCTCCACCGAGACGCCTAAACCCTCCTCATCCTCCTCgtccaccacctccaccaccaccgCAGGCGCCCCGTTTGTTTCCAGATTTGGCCCTGATGAGCCACGAAAAGGCTGCGATGTCCTCGTCGAAGCCCTAGAAAGAGAAGGCGTGACCGATGTCTTTGCGTACCCAGGTGGCGCCTCCATGGAGATTCACCAAGCTCTCACCCGCTCGAAAATCATCCGTAACGTCCTCCCCCGCCACGAACAGGGCGGTGTCTTCGCGGCGGAAGGGTACGCCAGGGCTTCTGGTGTGCCAGGTGTTTGTATTGCGACTTCTGGCCCTGGTGCGACGAATCTTGTCAGTGGCTTGGCTGATGCGCTCCTTGACAGCGTTCCGATTGTGGCTATCACCGGCCAAGTTCCCCGGCGAATGATCGGCACGGATGCTTTCCAGGAAACTCCTATTGTCGAGGTAACTCGGTCCATTACTAAGCATAATTATCTGGTTTTGAATGTTGAAGACATTCCTCGAATTGTACGTGAGGCTTTCTACCTCGCTAGAACTGGCCGGCCTGGGCCGGTTTTGATTGATGTTCCTAAGGATATACAGCAACAGATGGTTGTTCCTGATTGGGACCAACCAATGAGGTTGGCTGGATATGTATCCAGGTTGCCTCGGCCGCCTAATGAGCTGTACTTAGAGCAGGTCTTGAGGTTGATCGGTGAGTCAAAAAAGCCGGTGTTGTATGTCGGAGGAGGGTGTCTGAATTCGAGCGAGGAGCTTAGGCGATTTGTAGAGCTCACAGGGATCCCTGTGGCGAGTACTCTAATGGGGTTGGGAGCTTATCCCTGTTCTGACAAAGAGTATTCGTTACAAATGTTGGGGATGCATGGGACTGTTTATGCGAATTATGCTGTGGATAGGAGCGATTTGTTGCTTGCATTTGGGGTGAGGTTTGATGACCGTGTGACTGGGAAGTTAGAGGCATTTGCTAGTCGAGCTAAGATTGTTCACATTGACATTGATTCTGCAGAGATTGGGAAAAATAAGCAGCCACATGTGTCCATTTGTGCTGATGTGAAATTGGCTTTGGAAGGGTTGAATTCAATGTTGGAGGCAAGAGGGAATAAATTGAAACTGGATTTTTCGGCTTGGAGGGAAGAGTTGAAGGAGCAGAAGGTGAAGTTTCCTTTGAGTTTCAAGACTTTTGATGATGCTATTCCTCCACAATATGCAATTCAGCTTCTTGATGAGTTGACAAACGGGAATGCGATTGTTAGTACTGGTGTAGGACAACACCAGATGTGGGCTGCTCAGTTTTACAAGTATAATAGGCCTAGACAATGGTTGACATCCGGGGGGCTAGGAGCTATGGGTTTCGGATTGCCTGCTGCAGTTGGTGCTGCTGTTgcgagacctgatgcggttgtTGTGGACATTGATGGGGATGGAAGCTTCATCATGAATGTGCAGGAGTTGGCCACAATTCGAGTGGAAAATCTACCAATTAAGATTATGCTTTTGAATAACCAGCATCTGGGTATGGTTGTTCAGTGGGAGGACAGGTTCTATAAGTCTAATAGAGCACATACTTATTTGGGAAATCCTTCAAAAGAGTCAGAGATTTTCCCTGACATGCTGAAGTTCGCTGAGGCTTGTAATATCCCTGCTGCGCGAGTAACAAAGAAGGAAGATCTTAGGGCCGCAATTCAAAAGATGCTTGATACCCCTGGTCCATACTTGCTGGATGTAATAGTGCCACATCAGGAGCATGTGTTACCTATGATTCCTAGTAATGGAGCATTCAAAGATGTGATAACTGATGGTGATGGTAGATCAGTATATTGA
- the LOC113693309 gene encoding DELLA protein RGL2-like: MCNHFSSKSGNPAQRIVHYFAEALREKIDQEWGMVASLEDLEGETRRPIDEKLALVSLQPGMMASQQENPFSLVSQFTAIGSIRATVATARRVHLINFGLDNGPHWTPIMQDFAAQDDYPIEILKITAVGTSKQMMEETGKWLSAFADSISLPFTFNIVVSDLKDLKEDMFKSEADEVVAVYLDRRLWTLLAWPNYLEALIGVIKKLKPRVMVVKEMEASTNNPIFLERYHEALIFFSGMFESIRDCMDNHIFYRKQTEEVYCRNMIRNIITAQGKERVHRHERVAFWRTLFAKFGIVETALSQSSVRRASMFLKRSALCSSFTIYTDRKCLILGWKGTPLISVSAWKFQYD, translated from the coding sequence ATGTGTAATCATTTTTCTTCTAAAAGTGGTAATCCTGCTCAAAGAATTGTACACTATTTTGCTGAAGCCTTGCGAGAGAAAATTGATCAAGAATGGGGTATGGTTGCATCATTAGAAGATCTGGAAGGAGAAACAAGGAGGCCTATTGATGAGAAATTGGCTCTGGTTAGTCTGCAACCTGGAATGATGGCATCTCAACAAGAGAACCCTTTCTCCCTCGTTAGCCAATTCACAGCAATTGGATCCATCAGGGCAACTGTGGCAACAGCAAGGAGAGTTCACCTCATTAATTTTGGACTTGATAATGGACCACACTGGACGCCAATTATGCAGGATTTTGCTGCTCAGGACGACTATCCAATTGAGATTCTCAAGATAACTGCTGTTGGAACCTCTAAACAGATGATGGAAGAGACAGGAAAGTGGTTGTCAGCTTTTGCAGATTCCATTAGTTTACCTTTTACGTTCAACATTGTTGTTTCGGACCTGAAGGACCTCAAGGAAGACATGTTCAAGTCAGAAGCTGATGAAGTTGTGGCTGTTTATTTGGATAGGCGGCTTTGGACTCTGTTAGCATGGCCAAATTACTTGGAAGCATTGATAGGAGTGATTAAAAAGCTGAAGCCACGTGTGATGGTGGTCAAGGAAATGGAGGCAAGCACAAATAATCCAATTTTCTTGGAACGATATCATGAAGCTCTGATTTTTTTCAGTGGCATGTTTGAGAGCATCAGAGACTGCATGGACAATCACATCTTCTACAGAAAGCAGACTGAAGAAGTTTACTGTCGGAACATGATTAGAAATATTATCACAGCACAGGGTAAAGAGAGGGTACATAGACATGAAAGGGTTGCCTTCTGGAGGaccctttttgcaaaatttggCATTGTGGAAACAGCTCTCAGTCAATCATCAGTTCGTCGAGCAAGCATGTTTCTTAAACGGTCTGCTCTTTGCAGTTCTTTTACTATTTATACGGATAGAAAATGCCTCATCTTGGGGTGGAAAGGAACCCCACTTATCTCAGTATCTGCCTGGAAATTCCAGTATGACTGA
- the LOC113691335 gene encoding uncharacterized protein At4g15970-like — protein sequence MESGGGNYQKGQQYSIQHQNPHHHQHHEQYFVHHLVKSMVLSAALALAFIVLYHSADRFELLPTSMYNKFPASDGFSSSELYELNRVLQKAATTNKTVIMTTLNEAWAAKDSIFDLFIESFKIGNQTEGLLKHLLVIALDQKAYARCLKSKLHCYSLRTDGIDFSGEAYFMSADYLKMMWRRVQFLTKVLDMGYNFLFSDADIMWFRDPFPHFYPDADFQIACDYFRGNPSDIENAPNGGFTYVKSNNKTRQFYRFWHDSRILYPKYHDQDVLNKIKRDPCIQQMGLKIKFFDTAYIGGFCEPSRDLNKVCTMHANCCAGLENKVHDLKIMLEDWRKYMKLSESNRSDHSWTVPQLCGLASFGRHRSTNKTSEGT from the exons ATGGAGTCCGGAGGAGGCAACTACCAAAAGGGCCAGCAATATTCAATCCAACACCAGAATCCTCACCATCATCAGCACCATGAACAATATTTTGTTCATCATCTTGTCAAATCCATGGTCTTATCTGCTGCACTTGCTCTTGCGTTCATTGTTCTTTATCACTCGGCAGATCGTTTTGAATTGCTCCCCACTTCAATGTACAATAAATTTCCGGCGTCCGACGGATTCTCTTCTTCG GAACTTTATGAGTTGAATAGAGTCTTACAAAAGGCAGCCACAACGAACAAAACTGTTATTATGACAACTCTGAATGAAGCATGGGCAGCAAAAGATTCCATATTTGATCTTTTCATTGAAAGCTTCAAAATTGGGAATCAAACAGAAGGGCTATTGAAGCACTTGTTAGTGATTGCATTGGATCAAAAAGCATATGCTCGATGCTTAAAATCAAAGCTTCATTGCTATAGCCTCAGAACTGATGGCATTGATTTTTCTGGGGAGGCATATTTTATGAGTGCAGACTACTTGAAGATGATGTGGAGGAGGGTTCAGTTTCTTACAAAAGTTCTTGATATGGGATATAACTTCCTTTTTTCG GATGCAGATATAATGTGGTTTCGAGATCCATTTCCACATTTCTATCCAGATGCTGATTTCCAGATTGCTTGTGATTATTTTCGGGGCAACCCTTCGGACATAGAGAATGCACCTAATGGAGGTTTCACCTACGTGAAATCAAACAACAAAACAAGACAATTCTACAGGTTTTGGCACGACTCAAGAATCCTTTATCCAAAATATCACGATCAAGATGTCCTCAACAAGATTAAACGTGATCCCTGCATCCAGCAGATGGGACTAAAAATCAAGTTCTTTGATACAGCTTATATTGGAGGGTTTTGTGAACCTAGTAGAGACTTGAACAAGGTATGCACCATGCATGCAAATTGCTGTGCTGGTTTAGAGAATAAAGTTCATGACCTTAAAATCATGCTTGAGGATTGGAGAAAGTATATGAAACTATCTGAAAGCAATAGATCGGACCATTCTTGGACAGTTCCACAGCTTTGCGG CCTTGCATCTTTTGGCCGTCATAGATCAACCAACAAAACCTCAGAAGGAACATGA